One window of the Trifolium pratense cultivar HEN17-A07 linkage group LG2, ARS_RC_1.1, whole genome shotgun sequence genome contains the following:
- the LOC123905361 gene encoding protein gar2-like codes for MPPFPRELIDDNTFPQVIPEEEAVSEATPAKPAKEKKKSKKRKSSKKKKEGEYKTTLINSEQSPPLNTEESNQRLPEDDHLLKHVDDANREEPVLEQQKSMEVEKEAEEGESSVKKVVEEILQAEEEGENNDDLVNEEEKEEKEEDEELVEKDEEPKEGEHGVTTPEAGLAMTDKGAASEEPAINIAPPKKNKKTPTKAVKQTTADKSASPILEPTPVAKEKHTKEGVAESKGFAKKRKSKVHFEGPRKSSRLKA; via the exons ATGCCACCATTCCCTCGGGAGCTAATTGATGATAACACTTTCCCTCAGGTGATACCAGAAGAAGAAGCAGTGTCGGAGGCAACACCTGCCAAGCCTGctaaagaaaagaagaagagcaagaagAGAAAAAGCAgtaagaagaagaaagaaggagaATATAAGACGACCCTTATCAACTCAGAGCAAAGCCCTCCATTGAACACTGAAGAGTCTAATCAGAGGTTGCCTGAGGATGATCACTTGTTAAAGCATGTTGATGATGCTAACAGAGAGGAGCCGGTCTTGGAACAACAAAAATCTATGGAGGTTGAGAAGGAAGCTGAGGAAGGGGAGAGTTCTGTGAAGAaggttgttgaagaaattttgcAAGCTGAGGAGGAAGGAGAAAACAATGACGATCTggtgaatgaagaagagaagGAAGAAAAGGAAGAAGATGAGGAA TTGGTTGAGAAAGATGAAGAGCCCAAGGAAGGTGAGCATGGGGTGACTACCCCAGAAGCTGGTTTGGCTATGACGGATAAGGGTGCAGCATCTGAGGAGCCCGCAATTAATATTGCCCCTCcaaagaagaataaaaagaCACCAACAAAAGCTGTAAAGCAGACAACTGCTGATAAGTCTGCCAGTCCCATTCTTGAGCCAACTCCAGTAGCAAAAGAGAAGCATACCAAGGAAGGAGTGGCAGAATCAAAGGGCTTTGCCAAGAAGAGGAAGTCAAAGGTTCATTTTGAAGGACCTAGGAAAAGCTCTAGGCTTAAAGCCTAA
- the LOC123911191 gene encoding BURP domain-containing protein 9-like — MAHKVVLFLLPFVLLFIINDHRSFARDMKIQQENEKQADQPYLDGWLKDSQVKSTPNANPAYLDGWLKDGQKAKFIPNGNQAYIDGWLKDNQAEKAKSTLNSNQVYLDGWLKDSQTKSTRNSNQVYLDGWLKDGQKEKSNPNSNQVYLDGWLKDSQEKSNHKSNQIYVDGWLKDNQAKSTPNSNQVYLDGWLKDVYLDGWLKDGQKETSTPNAKQAEKTKSTPNSNQVYLDGWLKDNHDKSNPNFNNVYLDGWLKDGQKVISTPNSNQAYLDGWLKESQAEKAKSTPDSKQVYLDGWLKDSQVEKTKATHISTQAYLDGLLKNSHAEPIDKLSSKVDHTEAFKMAFFAIEDMYAGNVMTLSFPIREYANFLPKKVADSIPLSKSQVPSLLQLFKLTKDSPQGEDMQDIIDQCESPLQKGETKACPTSIESMVEFVHSVIGSDAKYNVLTTQYPTTSGAALQNYTILKVSKDIYAPKWVACHPRPYPYALYYCHYLDIGSRIFKVLLKGQYGDTMDALAICHLDTSDMPPNHIIFKYLGMKPGEGPLCHFFPVKHVVWVPLPSEASN; from the exons ATGGCGCACAAAGTTGTTCTCTTTCTCCTCCCTTTTGTCTTGCTTTTCATCATT AATGACCACAGAAGCTTTGCCAGAGATATGAAGATTCAGCAAGAGAATGAAAAACAAGCTGATCAACCTTATCTTGATGGTTGGTTGAAAGATAGTCAAGTAAAGTCGACCCCCAACGCCAATCCAGCTTATCTTGATGGATGGTTAAAAGATGGCCAAAAAGCAAAATTCATCCCAAATGGCAACCAAGCTTACATTGATGGATGGTTGAAAGATAACCAAGCTGAGAAGGCAAAATCCACCTTAAACTCCAACCAAGTTTACCTTGATGGCTGGTTGAAAGATAGCCAAACAAAGTCGACTCGAAACTCCAACCAAGTTTACCTTGATGGATGGTTGAAAGATGGTCAAAAGGAGAAATCCAACCCCAACTCCAACCAAGTTTATCTTGATGGCTGGTTGAAAGATAGCCAAGAAAAATCCAACCATAAATCCAATCAAATTTACGTTGATGGTTGGTTGAAAGACAACCAAGCAAAGTCGACCCCCAACTCCAACCAAGTTTACCTTGATGGATGGTTGAAAGATG TTTATCTTGATGGATGGTTGAAAGATGGCCAAAAGGAAACATCAACCCCTAACGCCAAGCAAGCCGAGAAAACAAAATCCACCCCTAACTCCAACCAAGTTTACCTTGATGGATGGTTGAAAGATAACCATGACAAATCCAACCCTAACTTCAATAATGTTTACCTTGATGGCTGGTTGAAAGATGGCCAAAAAGTAATATCCACCCCGAACTCCAACCAAGCTTACCTTGATGGATGGTTGAAAGAAAGTCAAGCCGAGAAAGCAAAATCCACCCCTGACTCCAAACAAGTTTATCTTGATGGATGGTTAAAAGATAGCCAAGTTGAAAAAACAAAAGCTACCCACATCTCGACTCAAGCTTACCTTGATGGTTTGTTGAAAAACTCACACGCAGAACCAATTGATAAATTATCTTCTAAAGTTGACCATACAGAGGCATTCAAGATGGCTTTTTTCGCTATAGAAGATATGTATGCAGGGAATGTAATGACCTTGTCATTTCCTATCAGAGAATATGCTAATTTCTTGCCAAAAAAAGTAGCCGACTCCATTCCTTTATCCAAGTCACAAGTACCAAGCCTTCTTCAACTATTTAAGCTTACAAAAGATTCTCCCCAAGGTGAAGACATGCAAGACATAATTGATCAATGTGAATCTCCACTACAAAAAGGGGAGACCAAAGCTTGTCCTACTTCAATCGAGTCTATGGTTGAATTTGTTCATAGTGTCATTGGTTCTGACGCCAAATATAACGTTCTCACAACTCAATACCCCACAACATCAGGTGCAGCTTTGCAGAACTACACCATTTTGAAAGTATCAAAGGATATCTATGCTCCTAAATGGGTAGCTTGTCACCCAAGGCCTTACCCTTATGCTCTTTACTATTGCCACTATCTAGACATAGGAAGCAGGATCTTCAAAGTTCTTCTAAAGGGTCAATATGGAGACACTATGGATGCTTTGGCCATTTGCCACCTAGACACATCTGACATGCCTCctaatcatatcatattcaaGTATCTTGGAATGAAGCCCGGGGAAGGTCCACTATGTCATTTCTTCCCTGTAAAGCACGTTGTTTGGGTGCCACTCCCATCAGAGGCCTCCAACTAA